ATCGCCCCGGCGGCGGTCCGGCTGGCAGACTTATGAGTACGGAATCGGATTATTTTTCCAACCTGCATGCCTTCCCGGAGGAAAGTGCACTGGCCCCGGCACTGGCGGCGGCGGACATCCAGACCTGGGACTGGGATCCGGCCAGCAGCCGCATGCGCTGGTCGGCCCGGGACGGGGGCCGCCCCGGCCCCGCCACGTACCAATCCTTCCTCGGCCAACTCCATCCGGCCGACCGTCAGCGGGTCGTGGACGCAATCGAGGCGGCCCTGGGCGGCGGTCAGACCCTGTATGTGGAGTACCGCAGCCTGCCGGAGGCGGGGACACCGCGCTGGTTTCTGCTGGCGGGCAGTCCGATCCGGGACCGCCAGGGGCGGGTGCAACGGATGGTCGGCATCTGCCAGGACATCACCGACTATCACGATGCCATTGCCCGGCTGCGCCGTCGCGAACTGCGCCACAGCGAGGCCGAGGCCCTGGTGCACCTGGGCAGCTGGGAGCTCGATGTCCGCACCGGCATGGCGGCCTGGTCGGATGAGGAATACCGGCTGCTCGGATATCAGCCCGGCGCGGTCCGACCCAGCTACCAGAAATTCCTGGACGCGGTGCACCCCGAGGACCGCGCGACCATGGTGCTGGAGATCGAACGTGCCCTGCAGGGGGATGCGGATCTGTATCGGGTCGAGCACCGGGTCGCGCTGGCCGATGGCGGCGAGCGCCACGTGCTGCAGCAGGGCCGGGTCAGTTTCGATGCCGAGGGCCGACCGGCCCGCCTGATCGGCACCACGCTGGATATCACCCACCGGGTGCAGGCGGAAAAGGCGCTGCAGGATTCGCGTGCCCAGTGGGACCACATCATGGATTTCTTCGAGGACGCTGTGTATGTGGTGGACCTCGATGACCGCGTCGTGCGTGCAAATCGCGCCTTCTACGAACTTACCGGCCTGACCGCCGAGACCGCCCTCGGCCGCAGCATCATGGATATCATGCATCCCCACGGTGAGCCGGTGCCCTGCCCGGTGTGCCAGGCCCGGCAGCGGCGGCGGGACACGCTGGTGACCCTGGAGGCCGATCATCCCGACAACCGGTTCGGCCGTCCCATCGAGATCATGGTGCGCATGATCCGGGGTTCGGACGGCGAGATCAGTGCCGTCCTGATGGCCCTGCGCGATCTGACCCGCACCCGCGCGACCGAGGACGAGTTGCGGCGCCTCAACGCCCACATCCGGCTGCTGATGGAGTCGGCCGGCGAGGGCATCTACGGCATCGACCGTCAGGGGCGCTGTACCTTCATCAACAGCGCAGCGCTGCGCATGCTGGGACTGGAGCGGGACCAGGTGCTGGGCCAGCCCATCCAGACGCTGATCCGATGCGAAACGGACGGCGAGGCGGCGGCGGCCGACGACGACGCGCTGGTGTTCAGCGTCATGGCCAGCGGCCGTGGAGGGCGTTCCGAGGCCGAACTGCTGCGGCGCAGCGACGGCGAGTGTTTCCCGGTGGAGTACTCGGCCTATCCGACCGCCGAGAACGATCAGGTCACCGGTGCCGTGGTGGTGTTCCGGGACGTGACCGAAGCGCGCGAACTGAACCGCAGGATGGACTACCTGGCCACCCACGATGCCCTGACGGGCCTGGTCAACCGCCATGCCTTCGAGCAGCGCCTGCGCCGGGCGCTCGAGGCGTCGAACCGCCACGGCAGCGAGCATGTGCTGTGCTACCTGGATCTGGACCAGTTCAAGGTGGTCAACGATACTTGCGGCCATGTCGCCGGCGATGAACTGCTGCGCCAGCTCAGCACCCTGCTGCACGAGCGCATCCGCCACACCGATATGCTGGGGCGGCTGGGCGGCGACGAATTCGGCGTGCTGCTGGAGGATTGCCAGACCGGGGAGGCGCTGCGTATCGCCCAGGAACTGGCGCGCACTGTGCAGGAATTCCGCTTCATGTGGGAGAACAAGACCTTCTCGCTGGGCGTGAGTATCGGCCTGGCCGCCATTGACCGTTCCACCCGCGATGTCGGTACGGCGCTGGCCCAGGCCGATGCCGCCTGTTACATGGCCAAGGAGGCCGGACGCAATCGCATCCACCTCTACCAGCGCGACGATGTGGAGACGGCGCAGCGTCACGGCGAGATGCAGTGGGTCTCCCGTCTGCAGGAAGCGCTGGCGCAGGACCATTTCTGCCTGCGCTATCAGATTATTGAGCCGACAAGCGGCGCTGCCGAAGGGCTGCATTGCGAGATGCTGGTCGCGCTGTGCAATCGCGGCGCCGAAATGATACCGCCGGGCGCCTTCCTGCCGGCGGCGGAGCGCTACAACCTGATGCCGGCCATCGACCGCTGGGTGGTCAATGCCGTGCTGGACTGGCTGCAGGCCAGCCCCGGGGTGCGGGAGCAACTGGCGCTGTGTTCCATCAACCTGTCCGGCACCTCGCTCAGCGACGAGGAGTTCCACGGCTTCCTGGTCCGTCGTATCCGGGCCAGCGGCGTGCCCGCGCAGATGCTGTGCTTCGAGATCACCGAAACCGCTGCCGTCACCAACCTGAGTGCGGCCATCCGCCTGATCCGGGAACTGAAACAGCTGGGCTGCCGCTTCGCCCTGGACGATTTCGGCAGCGGCATGTCGTCGTTCGGCTATTTGAAGGAACTGCCGGTGGATTACCTGAAAATCGACGGCGCCTTCGTCAAGGACATCCTCAATGATCCGGTCGACCGGGCAATGGTCACGGCCATCCGTGACATCGGCCATGTCATGGGCATCCGCACCATCGCCGAGTTCGTCGAAAGCGAGGCCATCCGCGCGGTGCTGCAGGAGATCGGGGTGGACTACGTGCAGGGCTACGGTGTGGCCTGGCCGCAGCTGCTGCCGCCGGCGGGCGAGCCGCTGTAGTATCGCGGCATCAGGCCGTGGCGGCCTCGCCGGCCGCCGCGCGCAGCGGTCGCCGGGCGCGGCGCCGGTCGATGATGTTCTTCACCGCGATGATCAGCCCCAGGCCGATGAAGGCCCCGGGCGGCAGTACCGCCAGCAGGAAGCCGCGATAATCCTCGACCAGGGTCAGCGACCAGTTGGCCGCGAACTCCCCGAACATCAGATGGGCCTGGGCGAACAGGGTGCCCTTGCCGACGATCTCGCGCAGCGCCCCGAGCGTGACCAGCACGGCGGTGAAGCCCAGCCCCATCGCCAGCCCGTCGGTGAAGGCCGCGCGCAGCCGGTTCTTGGAGGCGAAGGCCTCGGCCCGGCCGATGATGGAGCAGTTGGTGACGATCAACGGGATGAAGATGCCGAGGATCAGGTACAGGTCGTGGAACCAGGCGTTCATGCTGATCTCGATCACGGTCACCGTCGAGGCGATCACCAGCACGAACACCGGGATGCGCACCTCGGGCCGGACCAGCTTGCGGATGGCGGAGACCACCGAGTTGGAGATGATCAGGGTCAGGGTGGTGGCAATGCCCAGCCCCAGGCCGTTGATGAAGGTGGTGGTCACGGCCAGCAGCGGGCACAGTCCCAGCAGCTGTACCAGGGCCGGGTTGTTGTTCCACAGGCCGTTGCGGGCGATTTCGGGATAGCTGGTGTCAGTCATCGTCGGGCTCGTCGCTGGGTGTCCGGCCGGCGGCCTCGGGTCGGGCGAAGACCTCCGTCGGGTGGGCGTCGAAGTATAGCAGTGTGCGGCGGATGGCGTTGACCACCGCCCGCGGCGTGATGGTCGCCCCGGTGAACTGGTCAAAGGCGCCGCCGTCGCGCCGGACGGTCCAGCGCTGCGCCGGCGGATCGCCGAGGCTGCGCCCGACAAAGCCCTGGATCCAGTCGGAACGCCCGGCCTCGATGGCGTCGCCCAGCCCCGGCGTTTCCCGGTGCGAGAGCACGCGTACGCCGGTGATCACGCCGGTGACGTCGATGCTCACCAGCAGCCGGATGCGGCCATTGTAGCCGTCCGGCGCGACAGTGGAGAACACCGCCGCCACCGGCATCCCCTGCATGCGCGCCCGGTAGACGGTCACCGGTTCGTCGATCCCGAAGGCCGGGTCACGGACCTCGATGCGGTCCTCCAGCAACGCATTGTCGTAGCGTTCGGGGTTGATCACCTGGTTGAGATGCCGACGCAGCACCTGACGCTCGTTGCGCTCGATCTGCTCCCGGCTCTGCTGGTAGGTGACAGCCACCAGACTGGTGCCGATGGCGGCAAAGGCGAACAGCAGCACCCCGGTGAGCAGGATGTGGCGGTAGCTGCTCACTTGCGCTCCTGGCCGTAGACCCGGGGCTGGGTGTAGTAGTCGATGGTCGGTACGGCCATGTTCATCAGCAGCACGGCGAAGGCCACGCCGTCGGGGTAACCGCCCCAGGCCCGGATGATGTAGATCAGGATGCCAATGCCGGCGCCGTAGAGCAGCCGTCCGCGCGGCGTGGTGCTGGCCGAAACCGGATCGGTGGCGATGAAGAAGGCCCCCAGCATGGCCGCGCCGCTGAACAGGTGAAACAGCGGTGAGGCGTAGGTATCGCTGTCGACGGCATAGAACAGCAGTGCCATGACGAACAGTCCGCCCAGCACGCCGGCCGGGATCTGCCACTGGATGGTGCCGCGATACAGCAGCCAGCCCCCGCCCAGCAGAAAGCCCAGATTGACCCACTCCCAGCCATAGCCGCCGATGTCGCCGAAGCGGGGACCGGCCTGGATCTCGGTCAGGGTCAGACCCAGGCCCAGCTGGGTCTTGATGGTGTCCAGGGGCGTGGCCATGCTGATGGCGTCCACGCTGACGTTGGCGGGCAGGCTGCCCAGCAGCGACCAGGCCAGGGTGTCCACCAGCGACAGCTGCACCTCGGCCAGGGCCTGCGGCGGGGCCCACAGGGTCATTTCGCGCGGGAAGGAGATCAGCAGCACGACATAGCCGACCATGGCGGGATTGAAGGGGTTGTAGCCGAGTCCGCCATAGAGCTGCTTGGCGATGACGATGGCGAACAGGCCGCCGATGACGGGTATCCACCAGGGGGCGAAGGGCGGCAGGGTCAGTGCCAGCAGCAGGGCGGTCAGGGCCGCGCTGCCGTCGGCCAGGGTGGCGCGCACCGGACGCCGGCGCAGACGCAGCACGGCGGCCTCGGCGCCGATGCAGGTGGCCAGGGCCAGCACCAGGTTGATCAGCACGCCCCAGCCGAAGAACCACCAGGCCATGAGCAGTCCCGGGACGGCGGCCAGCATGACGCCGCGCATCAGCCTGCCGACGTGCGCGGGGCCGGACAGGTGGGGCGAGCTGTAGGTGCGGAATTCCATCGTCTCAGTCGTTCCTGTCCGGGGGCGGGGCGGTGCTGGCGTCCGCGGCCTGACGCTCGGTGCCGGTCACCTGCTTCTTCGCCTGTGCCCGCTCCAGCGCGGCCTGGATGGCGGCCTGCTTGCTCTTGTCATCGCCCTCGCGCACGGCCTTCTTCTTCTGCTTGAGGCGTTCGGCGCGCTCGCGTTTTTCCCGCTCCAGCCGCTCCTGCCGGGATTCGTGACGCTGGCGGGCGATGTCGGCCTTGATGCGATCGTGCTCCTGGGCCCAGATCTCGGTCTTGGCGAAGCGGTAGTACTGCACCAGCGGGATCTGGCTGGGGCAGACATAGGCGCAGCAGCCGCATTCGATGCAATCGAACAGGTTGTAGTCCTGGGCCTTGTCGAAATCCCGGGCATGGGCGTACCAGTACAGCTGCTGCGGCAGCAGCTGCGCCGGGCAGACGCGTACGCACTCGCCGCAGCGGATGCAGGGCAGCGGCGGCTGCGGCGGCGGCAGCTCAGCGCGGGTGGTGGCCAGCAGGCAGTTGGTGGTCTTGATCACCGGCAGGGCGTCGCTGGTCAGGGCGAAGCCCATCATGGGCCCGCCCATGAGCATGCGGTCCACCCCCGGGCTGTAGCCGCCGCAGGCCTCGATCAGGTGATGCATGGGGGTGCCGATGCGCACCTCCAGGTTGGCCGGCTCGCGCACACCGGCGCCGGTGACGGTGACGATGCGTGAGATCAGCGGCTCGTTGTGGTGGATGGCATGATAGACCGCCGCCACCGTGGCCGGGTTCTGGCAGACCACGCCGATGTCGGCCGGCAGACTCTGGCTGGGTACCTCGCGCCCGGTCAGGATCTGGATCAGCTGCTTCTCGCCGCCGGACGGGTACAGGGTGGGGATGGCCACCACCCGGATGTTGCCCAGCCTGGGGTCGGCGGCCAGGGCCTGGTCCAGGGCGGCGATCGCCTCGGGCTTGTTGTCCTCGATCCCGATCACGCAGGTGGATACCCGCAGGGCATGCATCAGGATGTGGGCGCCCTCGATGATCTCCCGCGGGCGCTCGCGCATCAGCATGTCGTCGCAGCTGATGTAGGGTTCGCACTCGGCACCGTTGATGACCAGCAGGTCGATCGGCTTGTGCGGGCCCGGATTCATCTTGATGAAGGTGGGGAAGCCGGCGCCGCCCATGCCGACGATCCCGGCGCGGCGGATGCGGTTGCGCAACTCGCTCGGATCCAGGCTGCGGTAGTCGGCGTGGGGCTCGCCGGCGACCGGGGTGTCGTCGCCGTCGCTGTCGATGACGATGGCCGGCGCGCTCAGTCCGGACGGGTGGGGCACGGGATGGTCGCCGATGTCGATGACCCGGCCTGAGGTCGGGGCATGCACCGGCACGCTGACATAGCCCTCGGCGCGGGCGATCAGCTGGCCCTTCCTGACCCGGTCGCCGACCTCGACCTCCGCCCGGGCCGGTTCGCCGATGTGCTGCTGCAGCGGCAGGATCAGCCGCGGCGGTACCGGCAGGGTGCGCACCGGCGTCGCCGTCGCCGCCGCCTTGCAGTCGGGCAGCGTCAGCCCGCCGTGGAAATGATGCAGGCGGGACAGGTCCAGACGTTCATGTTTGCGCTCGGTGTCAGCCATCGGCGGCACTCCGCTCGGCGATATCGATGCGGCGCTCGTCCGGCGCGGGCCACTTCCACTGATTGATGTCCTCCGGCACCGGCACCATGTCGATGCAGTCCACCGGGCAGGGCTCGATGCACAGTTCGCAGCCGGTGCACTCTTCGGCGATCACCGTGTGCATGTGCTTGGCCGCGCCCAGGATGGCGTCCACCGGGCAGGCCTGGATGCACAGGGTGCAGCCGATGCAGACCTGTTCGTCGATTACCGCGACGCGCCTGCCCTTGTGCTCGCCATGCTCGGCCTCGTTCAGGGGGATGAAGTCGCGTCCCAGCAGGTCGGCCAAGGCGCGGATGCCGGCCTCGCCGCCGGGCGGGCACTGGTTGATCTCGGCCTCGCCGGCGGCGATGGCCTCGGCGTAGGGGCGACAGCCGGCGAAGCCGCACTGGCCGCACTGGGTCTGGGGCAGGATGGCGTTGATCTGGTCGACCACCGGATCGGATTCCACCTTGAAGCGGATGGCGGCATAGCCCAGCAGCAGGCCGAACAGGGCGGCCAGCACGCCCAGGGCGAGCACGGCACTGAGGATGCCCGTCACTTGACCAGCCCCGTGAAGCCCATGAAGGCCAGCGACATCAGCCCGGCCGTGATCAGCGCGATGGACGCCCCCTGGAAGGGCGCTGGCACATCGGCCGCCGCCACCCGCTCGCGGATGGCGGCGAACAGTATCAGCACCAGGGAGAAGCCGACCGCGGCGCCGAAGCCGTAGACGGCCGACTCCATGAAACCGTGGTGCTGCTGCACGTTGAGCAGGGCCACGCCCAGCACCGCGCAGTTGGTGGTGATCAGCGGCAGAAAGATGCCCAGTACCTGGTACAGCAGCGGGCTGGTCTTGTGCACCACCATCTCGGTGAAC
This sequence is a window from Thiohalobacter thiocyanaticus. Protein-coding genes within it:
- the rsxD gene encoding electron transport complex subunit RsxD; this translates as MEFRTYSSPHLSGPAHVGRLMRGVMLAAVPGLLMAWWFFGWGVLINLVLALATCIGAEAAVLRLRRRPVRATLADGSAALTALLLALTLPPFAPWWIPVIGGLFAIVIAKQLYGGLGYNPFNPAMVGYVVLLISFPREMTLWAPPQALAEVQLSLVDTLAWSLLGSLPANVSVDAISMATPLDTIKTQLGLGLTLTEIQAGPRFGDIGGYGWEWVNLGFLLGGGWLLYRGTIQWQIPAGVLGGLFVMALLFYAVDSDTYASPLFHLFSGAAMLGAFFIATDPVSASTTPRGRLLYGAGIGILIYIIRAWGGYPDGVAFAVLLMNMAVPTIDYYTQPRVYGQERK
- the rsxG gene encoding electron transport complex subunit RsxG, which codes for MSSYRHILLTGVLLFAFAAIGTSLVAVTYQQSREQIERNERQVLRRHLNQVINPERYDNALLEDRIEVRDPAFGIDEPVTVYRARMQGMPVAAVFSTVAPDGYNGRIRLLVSIDVTGVITGVRVLSHRETPGLGDAIEAGRSDWIQGFVGRSLGDPPAQRWTVRRDGGAFDQFTGATITPRAVVNAIRRTLLYFDAHPTEVFARPEAAGRTPSDEPDDD
- a CDS encoding electron transport complex subunit E, translating into MTDTSYPEIARNGLWNNNPALVQLLGLCPLLAVTTTFINGLGLGIATTLTLIISNSVVSAIRKLVRPEVRIPVFVLVIASTVTVIEISMNAWFHDLYLILGIFIPLIVTNCSIIGRAEAFASKNRLRAAFTDGLAMGLGFTAVLVTLGALREIVGKGTLFAQAHLMFGEFAANWSLTLVEDYRGFLLAVLPPGAFIGLGLIIAVKNIIDRRRARRPLRAAAGEAATA
- a CDS encoding EAL domain-containing protein codes for the protein MSTESDYFSNLHAFPEESALAPALAAADIQTWDWDPASSRMRWSARDGGRPGPATYQSFLGQLHPADRQRVVDAIEAALGGGQTLYVEYRSLPEAGTPRWFLLAGSPIRDRQGRVQRMVGICQDITDYHDAIARLRRRELRHSEAEALVHLGSWELDVRTGMAAWSDEEYRLLGYQPGAVRPSYQKFLDAVHPEDRATMVLEIERALQGDADLYRVEHRVALADGGERHVLQQGRVSFDAEGRPARLIGTTLDITHRVQAEKALQDSRAQWDHIMDFFEDAVYVVDLDDRVVRANRAFYELTGLTAETALGRSIMDIMHPHGEPVPCPVCQARQRRRDTLVTLEADHPDNRFGRPIEIMVRMIRGSDGEISAVLMALRDLTRTRATEDELRRLNAHIRLLMESAGEGIYGIDRQGRCTFINSAALRMLGLERDQVLGQPIQTLIRCETDGEAAAADDDALVFSVMASGRGGRSEAELLRRSDGECFPVEYSAYPTAENDQVTGAVVVFRDVTEARELNRRMDYLATHDALTGLVNRHAFEQRLRRALEASNRHGSEHVLCYLDLDQFKVVNDTCGHVAGDELLRQLSTLLHERIRHTDMLGRLGGDEFGVLLEDCQTGEALRIAQELARTVQEFRFMWENKTFSLGVSIGLAAIDRSTRDVGTALAQADAACYMAKEAGRNRIHLYQRDDVETAQRHGEMQWVSRLQEALAQDHFCLRYQIIEPTSGAAEGLHCEMLVALCNRGAEMIPPGAFLPAAERYNLMPAIDRWVVNAVLDWLQASPGVREQLALCSINLSGTSLSDEEFHGFLVRRIRASGVPAQMLCFEITETAAVTNLSAAIRLIRELKQLGCRFALDDFGSGMSSFGYLKELPVDYLKIDGAFVKDILNDPVDRAMVTAIRDIGHVMGIRTIAEFVESEAIRAVLQEIGVDYVQGYGVAWPQLLPPAGEPL
- the rsxA gene encoding electron transport complex subunit RsxA gives rise to the protein MTEYLLILISTVLVNNFVLVKFLGLCPFMGVSRKLETATGMGLATTFVLTLSSICSYLANEYLLAPLGLEYLRTITFILVIAVVVQFTEMVVHKTSPLLYQVLGIFLPLITTNCAVLGVALLNVQQHHGFMESAVYGFGAAVGFSLVLILFAAIRERVAAADVPAPFQGASIALITAGLMSLAFMGFTGLVK
- the rsxC gene encoding electron transport complex subunit RsxC — protein: MADTERKHERLDLSRLHHFHGGLTLPDCKAAATATPVRTLPVPPRLILPLQQHIGEPARAEVEVGDRVRKGQLIARAEGYVSVPVHAPTSGRVIDIGDHPVPHPSGLSAPAIVIDSDGDDTPVAGEPHADYRSLDPSELRNRIRRAGIVGMGGAGFPTFIKMNPGPHKPIDLLVINGAECEPYISCDDMLMRERPREIIEGAHILMHALRVSTCVIGIEDNKPEAIAALDQALAADPRLGNIRVVAIPTLYPSGGEKQLIQILTGREVPSQSLPADIGVVCQNPATVAAVYHAIHHNEPLISRIVTVTGAGVREPANLEVRIGTPMHHLIEACGGYSPGVDRMLMGGPMMGFALTSDALPVIKTTNCLLATTRAELPPPQPPLPCIRCGECVRVCPAQLLPQQLYWYAHARDFDKAQDYNLFDCIECGCCAYVCPSQIPLVQYYRFAKTEIWAQEHDRIKADIARQRHESRQERLEREKRERAERLKQKKKAVREGDDKSKQAAIQAALERAQAKKQVTGTERQAADASTAPPPDRND
- the rsxB gene encoding electron transport complex subunit RsxB, whose amino-acid sequence is MLSAVLALGVLAALFGLLLGYAAIRFKVESDPVVDQINAILPQTQCGQCGFAGCRPYAEAIAAGEAEINQCPPGGEAGIRALADLLGRDFIPLNEAEHGEHKGRRVAVIDEQVCIGCTLCIQACPVDAILGAAKHMHTVIAEECTGCELCIEPCPVDCIDMVPVPEDINQWKWPAPDERRIDIAERSAADG